The Candidatus Binataceae bacterium nucleotide sequence TAATCTTTAACTAATCGCACCGCGAGGATATTCTCACGATGACAACGACGTAGCCTCAGCAAGAAACGGCAAGCTCATTTCGGGAGTCATTAGAACAACGACGAACTGGATTTCAGGTGACTATTTTCTTACTGGAATACTGGAACATACCGGCGTCTGGAGTGGTTACAAAACCATTGGAGCACAAGACTATGGCCATTGGTTAAGGCTATACGCTTTCGAGGACAACTCCACGCTGATACTTGTAGTGTCGATTCGCATTATGTAGTCTGAACGCCAGTTCAACTTGATAATTTTGTGGAAGGAGCCACTTAATGCCGAGAAGAAAAGCTACCGGTTCTGCTTTCCAGCAGGTACAGGTTCAAGCACAAGCGCTGCTCGCCGGTCTCAAAAGAGATATTTCCGCCAAAGAGACTGAACTGAGTCGCCTGAAGGACGAGTATTCGCGTCTGAGTTCACTGGTTGGTGGCGGTGGCGCGCGCCGTGGACGTCCGCCCGGCTCCGGTGCGGCGAAGGCTGCAGTTGGCCGCCCGGCGGCCGCAGCATCGGCAGCAAGTGGTAGCGGCCGTATCAACTGGCGCACCGTGCTCGAGCAACTGCCCAAACAGTTCAAAGCCTCGGATGTACGCGACGTGCGCGGCCTCAAGGGCAAGCGCCCTTCAGAGATCTTCGCGGCAATCACACGCTGGATCGACGGTGGGATGGCCAAGCGCAAGGCGCGCGGAGTATACGAGAAAGCGTAATTCCTTTTGCGCCTGACCAGGCGCGCCAGACATCAACTTTCAAAGGGGCGGCACGACGTAACACGTCGCGCCGCCTTCGTTTATTTTTATCTTCGAAACACAGACCGCCTCGCGCAGTCTGGCGCTAACATATTGTCCAAGCTCGCCAGACATAATAGTCAATTCTCTTCTGCATGGATGCCTCTCTTTATCCTGGAAGAAAGGACCAGGAAGGAGAGAGATCAGATCAAAACCAAAAGACGTTGCGCGTCTCATTCACTCCGCCTAGGATCAACGAGCTGAAACACGGCGCCGAGCGCATTCGCTCCAGGCTTGGAAACCACCCCTCTGCGAGACCCAATAGTGGCAATTAAGACGATTGAATGGCACGCCGATACAGTACGGATGATCGATCAACGCCTGCTGCCGACGCGTGAAGTAATTCGTACCTATCGCGACTATCGCGGCGTCGCTGACGCGATTCGCACTATGGTAGTACGAGGCGCACCCGCGATCGGGGTTGCCGCTGCGATGGGCGTAGCGCTCGGCATAAAAGGCTATTCGGGCGAGCGCGCACTCAAGCGTTTCGAGGTCGTAGCGCGAACGCTCAAGGCAACGCGTCCGACTGCGGTCAATCTGGCTTGGGGCGTCGAGCGCATGCGCCGCGTGCTCAAGGACAATCTGTCGCTCGACGCTGTCAAGCTTTTTCGCCGGATGCGCGAGGAAGCAATCGCGGTCTACAAGGAGGACCTCGCGATTAATCGATCGATGGGCCGTTTCGGCGCCGAGCTGGTGCCCGACGAGGCTACTATTCTCACTCACTGCAATGCCGGCGCGCTCGCGACCGCTGGCTATGGCACCGCGCTCGGAGTGGTACGCGCCGCGCGTGAGGCTGGAAAGAAAATTGAAGTCTATGCCGACGAGACGCGCCCATTCCTTCAAGGCTCGCGGCTGACCGCCTGGGAACTACACAAGGATCGCATCCCGGTAACGATAATCGCCGATAACATGGCAGCGAGCGTGCTCGCTAAAAAGCACGTCAACTGTGTCATCGTCGGCACCGATCGCACCGCGGCCAACGGCGACGTCGCGAACAAGATCGGCACCTATCCACTCGCCGTCATGGCGCGCCGCCACGGCGTGCCCTTCTACGTCGCCGCGCCGCTTTCCTCGATTGATCTCGATTGTCCCGACGGTGCGTCGATTCCGATCGAAGAGCGCGCAGCGCGTGAGCTTACTGAGTTTGCGGGCAAGCAAATTGCGCCGAAGGGCGTAGACACCTTCAATCCCGCGTTCGATGTAACCCCGGCCGAGCTGGTCACGGCGATCATCACCGAACGCGGGATTGCCTATCCGCCCTATTCCGAAAGCCTGCGCAGGCTCAAAGAAGGCTGAAATCTTACTCGCTCAAATGGTCCAGATACTCTGACAGCCCGTAACCAATTTTGCCGTCCCAGTTCCATTCGGTCATGCCTTCGGCGATGCGCGTGACCATCCCGGCGCGGCGATTGCGCAACGGGATCATGCCGATCACTTTGCCGGTAATGACTATTGGTTGGGCGCCTTCCTCAGTCTGACATGTGACCTTGATTCGATCGTGCAGGTTCTGCTCGCCGGCAAAATCGGTCTCGATATCGACCTTGACGATATTGAGATTGGGCTGGCCCTTGCGCGCGATGAATCCGCCCGGCCGCACGGAATCGTCGCGATTCACGGTAACGGTAGCCATTCCGCCGAGATCCTCGTCGAAGTTCATCGTCAGCCATCGATAGTATTTCGGCGCCTGCCAGTAGCGCGGCCCCCAACTGTGATCGCGAAGCCCGAGGCCGTCGATCTTGAATTCATTGGTGCCGCCGCCCTTCGCGCTCAGCGTTAGAGTTCCGGTCGCACGGCCGAGCTGTTCAAGATGTCCCTTGGCGAACTGCTGTTCGGGACTACCGCTAGTCTGTGGCGCTACCCATCCATTCTCGGTTTTCTCGCGCAGCTCGCCGCCCCACCCGGGACACGTCGCGCGATAGTCAAACTCGAAATTCACCGTCGCATACGGATTGTTCTTGAACGCGACCGCCGGCTCCGCCATCTCGAGCGGATTCTTCAGTATGCAAACTTTCCCGGAATAGCTGATTCGATGATGCTCGAATGGCTTGATAACCTCGAACTTCGCACCGCCCGCGTTGTGCGCATTGTTGTCCTTGATCTCCGGACGCTGGAACATGAATCCTACTGTGCCATCCGGCAGGTACAGGCAGACCGTCATCTCGGCGTAGCCTTCGTTGGGCCGATTGCCCAGGCGCATGAATCCGCCGATGCGCCCCTTGCGATCGTAAAAATTGTAGTAGGCACTCTCGTTGAAATTGGTTTCCCCCGTGTTGGGGTGCATCAGGTCGTCCTGCTCGAGCAGCACTACTTTTCGCTCTGCCATTTTCGATCTCCTTGCGTGAGTAACAGGTCACCCTTTTTGGTTGGCTATTGTTTTTGGCGCGCGGCGAGATCCGCCTCGATATAGCGCGGATTTGCGATTCTCAATTTGTCTTCGACCGCCTGGCGCACCACTTTCAAAGTCTCGGCGCGGAATGCCCCATCGTCAACTTCGCCAGCGCGAATTTTCTCACTCAGTTCCTCGTTCAGTTTCATTGCCGTCTTGTGCAGGTCGTCAAGGCTATGCAAATGCGGTTTCTCATGACCGAGCAGCGCGGCGAGCGCCTTCACTTCGTTCCGCGTCACGGGATCCTCCATCTGGATCTCGCGCGCGACGATTCGCATCACGTTCGCCACCACTCGCACCTGGAACTGCCGCGCGCCCTGGATCGCGGGAATGACCTCGCGATCGACAAAATCCGCCGCCGCTTCGAGCAACTCAACTGAGGTTGGTCGGTCCTGCATATTTTACTTCCCGATCGCGCGCGCGATCACACGCCCTCAATCAGATTGAGCAATTCGAGCTCCGTCTCCGCCGTGCGGCGGCCGATACTCGCGAGCTCAACGCTCTTGACGAACCCGTCGAGATGAGTGCGCGATTGACTGATGGTGATTATTCCCCATCTGAGATTTCCGAACACTTCCCAGAATCTCACCGCCTCCGGCGATACCGGAAATCCGCTCGCTTTCTCATACGCCGCGAAGAAATCCTCGCGCGTGCCGAGCCCGCCAACCGCCATGCGATCGTTGCCGAAGCGCCACGCCCGCACGCACATCCATCCGACGTCTTCCATTGGATCGCCCAGATGCGCGAGCTCCCAGTCGAGAATCGAGCGCACACCTTCGGGCCCAAAAATCACGTTGCCGATTCGATAGTCGCCATGAACCAGCGCCGTGCGCGGCGTTTTCGGGATTCGCCCGAGCAGCCAGCGAAATGCGAGCTCGAACGCGGGATGAGGTTCGAGCGTGAGCTGACGGTAGTTTTCCTCGTAGCGCCGGACTTCGGTGAAGGCGGCGTTGTCGCCGGGCTCGGCCAGAAAATCGAGACGATGCTTCTTCGCGTCGATGCGATGAATTCGCGCGAGAATCTCCGCGAGCTGTCCCGGCATCGCCTTGCGCGCCGGGGCATATTCCTCATCGCGTAGGAGCCGCCGCGCGATTGTCTCGCCATCGATGCGCTGCATAACGAAGAACGGCGCGCCGAGCGCAGTCGAATCTTCGCCCAGCCACAGCACCTCGGGCACGGGCACACCTTCTTCGAAGGCGGCGCGCAGCACGCGAAACTCCGCGGCACGGGAAGTATCGATTCGATGCTCACCGGGATCGCGTCGCAATACCAGGCCGCGCTGCTCGGTCTTACCGCCGCGCTCGAGGCTCGCCTCGAACGTCCAAATTTCACGCGACGCGCCGCCCGCCATGCGCCGGAAGTTTTCGATCGTAACGCGATCGTACTTGCCCTGCGCGCGAATAAATTCTTCGAGTCGCAGCGCGATTTCCTGAGGTTCCATGCTCCGCCTTCGTTCGATGTCCAACCGGGAATAAATAGCATGAATATGCGTCGGCGCGCAGGTTACGAGAGAATGTCAGTCGACGCCGATTCGTTGCGCGATTCCGTCGCCCATCAAATTGAAACCGAGAATCGCGAGTCCAATCGCGACTCCGGGCGCGGTCGTCAGATGCGGCGCGACGAGCAGGAACGCGCGGCCCGCGTCGAGCATATTGCCCCAGCTCGGTGTCGGCGGCATCGCACCGAGGCCGAGGAACGAAAGCGCGGTCTCCGCGCCGATGATCCCGCCGATACCGAACGTCGCCTGCACCGCGAGCGGGCCGGCAACTCCCGGCAGCAGATGACGCAGCATCACGCGCGCCGGCCGCGCGCCCAGCGTTTCGGCCGCGACGACATAGTCGCGCTCGCGCAGGGTGAGAATCTCGCCGCGGACGATTCTGGCGTAGCCAGTCCACCCCATCGCGACCAGCGCGATTATCAAGTCGATCAGCCCAGGTCCAAGAATGGCGGCCAGCGCGATAGCCAGTAAAATTCCGGGAAACGCGAGTACGATATCCACGCCGCGCATGATGAGGTTGTCGATTCGCCCACCGGCTAGCGCCGCGGCCGCTCCGATGAGCGTTCCGAGAACCGCGGAGATAGTCACGACGCCGACCGACACGCCCAGCGACAGGCGCGCGCCCCATAGTATTCGCGCCAGCACGTCGCGCCCGAGCTGATCGCATCCCAAGGGATGCGCGAGACTTGGCGCCGCGAGCGCCTTGGCGAGATCGATCGCATCGGGATCGACGTGCACAGCCAGCGGCCCCGCAATTGCGCAGATAACAAGAATAGTCACGAGCGCCACGCCAACTATCAGCGACGGACTACGGGCGCTCACGAATACCTCACGCGCGGATCGATGAATGCGTACGTCAGATCAGTGAGCAGGTTGACGACGACGTAGGTCATCGCGAACGTCAGCACGCATCCTTCGACCAGCGGGTAGTCGCGCAGGTTGATCGCGCTGATGAGCAGGCGTCCGAGGCCCGGCCACGAAAATATGATTTCAGTGATCAGCGCGCCGCTTAGCAGCCCGCCGATCTGCAAGCCAATCAGAGTGACTACCGACGTGAGCGAGTTGCGCAGTCCGTGTCTTAGCAGCGCGGCGCGCGGCGTCAGGCCTTTGCTGAGCGCCGTGCGCATGTAATCACTTTCGCGAACGGTGATGAGGCTCTGCCGCAGCATCCGTGCGAGGATCGCGGCGAGCGCGGTGCCGAGCGTGATCGCAGGCAACACCAGATGTGCGAAACCGCCGCGTCCCGTCAGCGGCAGCCATCTCAGATCGAGCGAGAACACGATCATCAGCAGCGGGCCAAGATAAATATGGGGAATGGAGATTCCCGCGATCGCGAATCCCATCGAGGCCACGTCGCCGGCGCCGCCCGGCTTGGCGCCCGCGATAAATCCCAGCGGAAATGCGATCGCGATCGCGACCAGCATGCCCGCGCCCGCGAGCTCAAGCGTCGCCGGATATCGCTCGGCAATTAGACTGCTGACGGAACGGCGAAATGTAATCGACTCGCCCAAATCGCCATGCAGCAGGCCGCACAAGAACGAGACGAACTGCTCCGGTAGCGGACGATCGAGACCAAGGCGATGCCGCATGCCTTCGATATCAGCCTGCGGCGCCGTGTCGCCAAGCATCGCGACGACAGGGTCGCCCGGCACAAGATGAATGATCAGGAAGGTCAGAGTCGCGACGCCGATCGCCACGGGAATCACCGCTGCGATGCGGCGAACGATATAGCCAGTCAATTCGGATTCTCCGGCGGTGCGATTCGAACGGTGGCGAGCGAACGGAGGCTGCCACTTGGTGTCGGTTCGAAGCCGCTGAGATCGCGATTCATCACGATCACGATATCGTCCCACCAGAGCGACACGTAGGGCAGCTCATCGGCGGCAAGTTGCTGGACTTGCCCGTATATTTTGCGCCGCGCATCGACATCCAGCGTCGTCCGGCCGGCGTCGAGCAGACGATCCATTTCAGGATTCGAATAATGCCCGCGATTCATGCCGATCGGCGGCATCATCTTCGAATCGAAAATCGAATAGTAATGATCGGGATCGCTGAAACCGACCCATTGCAGCGACATGAGATCGAAATTGCCGTGCTGCACGTCGCTATAGAAAGTCGCGAATTCGTTGGAGCGGATATCAAGTTCGATTCCCACCCGCTTCAGCATCGCCTGCAGGGCGGTCGCAAAACGAAGCTGCTCAGGCGTCGTTTTGTAAATGAAGCGCAGGTTCCGCATGTTATCCGCGCCGACCGAATATCCCGCTTGCTCGAGCAGTTCGCGTGATTTCGCGGGGTCGAAAGGATACTTCGCAACGTCACCATCGTAGGCCCAGTTTTGCGGTGACAGCAGTCCACTCGCGACCCGCGCCGTGCCCAGCATCATCGAGTTGACAATCGCATCGCGATCGATCGCATACGCAATCGCGCGGCGCACGCGGGCATCGCGCAGGCGCGGATCGTTGAAGTTGAATGCCACGTAGCGATAGCTCGTGCCGGGCGATTTTATGATCTTGAGTTGCGGCTGCGTTGATAGATACGGCAGGACCTCAGGCTGAATATTGTTTTCGGAAAAATCGCAGATGCCTTCGGTGAGTTCGAGTGCGCGCACCGTCGGATCAGGCACAACTTTAAACAGAATCATGCGCGGCGAATCGGCCGTGGCTCGATAATATGGATTACGCTCGAGCACGACCGATTCGTCGCGATGAAAACTCACCATCCGAAATGGACCCGCCCCCGCTGGCGCGACCGATCCTGATTTTCCGGGCAGCGGAGTCCCCACCGGCACGATTTCCTGCATCGCGCTCGTGAGCGCCGGCGCATATGGTCCGTCGGTAGCCATTACGACAGTGTAATCGTCCGGCGCGTCTATAGACTTGATATGCATCAGCGCGCCGCGCTTCGGCGACGCGTTCGCGGGATCGAGTATCGAGTCGAAAGTAAACTTGATGTCGCGCGCCGTGACCTCGCGCCCGTCACTGAATCGCACGCTATGCCGCATATGAAAAACAATCTGCTCGGCGCCGCGTCGCTCGTAGCTCTCAGCCAGATGCGGTTCGAATCGGCCGTGATTATCCAGCCGCACCAGCGAATCGAACACCAGCTCGTTGATGCGCGACGAGTAAACATCGGTGGCGAAGCGAGGATCGGTCGCTTGCGGCGAAGTCTCGATATCGACCTGGATCATTCCCACCTGGCGATGCCGATCGGCGCGGCTGCAGCCGGCGAGAGAGCCCACAAGCACGAGGCATACGAGTAATGTCAGTGCATGCAACCTTTTGGTCCCGCCGGGGCCTTGGGAAATCACGATTGCGGGCGATAATAGCAGAGCGGCCGCTTTTTGGCCGACCGAGGTGCCCGATGCAAAGCGGCTGGCGCTCCAGGATCACGATTCGCCGGGGCGACATAACGGATTCCGACACCGACGCGATCGTCAACGCGGCCAATAACGATCTCGTCCTCGGCGCGGGCGTGGCTGGGGCAATTCGCCGCAAAGGCGGCCCGTCGATCCAGGCCGCATGCGATCGGATCGGGCCGATTCCGCTCGGCGACGCGGCGATCACCGGCGGCGGTAACCTCAAGGCGCGCCACGTGATTCACGCCGCGAGCATGCGCCTCGGCGGCACCACGAGCGAGAGCAACCTGCGCTCCTCGACACGCAAATCGCTTTGCGTCGCGAATGAGCAGGGACTCAAATCGATAGCCTTTCCCGCGATCGGCACCGGCATCGCGGGATTCCCGCTCGATCGTTGCGCCGAGGTGATGCTCGCCGAGGTCCGCGAACATCTATCGCGCACCTCATCGCTCGAGCGTGTCGAATTCGTGCTCTTCGACGACGCGGCGCGCGAGACCTTCGAGCGAGCTCTCAAATCGATGAATGACTGACTATTCAGGGGCAATTAGACCATCAGAATATTATCAATTCGTTACGGAGCCGCTTTGCCCGCCATCTTCGAGCAAACTTCCGCAGCACTCGCGAAAACGACAACTCTCGTTCATCATCCTGCAACATTGATCCTGTTGATAATTAGCCAGGAAGTGCGGAGCGCGGGATTTCGTCGGCGCGGAGGCGGGCCGTGGATGACTTCGGAGAGCTTGGCAGTTATTTTTCTAGCATGCGGCTGGCCGCGATCGACGTAGGTTCGAACTCTGTCCACATGATCGTCGCCGATGTGACCCGCGAGGGACACCTCGAGGTGGTCGATCGGGTCAAGGAGATGGTGCGCCTTGGGCGGCGCTCTTTCACCACTGGACGGCTCACCCAGGAATCGATGGACTTGGCGGTGCGCGCGCTTGGCAACTTCAAGCGCATCGCACGCGTGCGCCGCGTCGACAAGATTCGCGCCGTCGCAACCAGCGCGGTCCGCGAGGCGCGCAATCGCGGCGAATTTATCCGGCGGCTGCGGCGCGAAACTGGAATCCCGGTCGAAGTTATCTCCGGCATCGACGAGGCGCGGCTCATCTTCCAGGCCGCTCGCCATGCGCTCGGCCTCGAGGGCGGCCCCTACCTGCTCTTCGACGTCGGCGGCGGCAGCGTCGAGCTGGTACTGGTGCAGGACGGCAAGCCGATCTGGATGCGTAGCGTGAAGCTCGGCGCGGCGCGGCTCACGGAGCGCTACCTCCCCGACGATCCACCGACGCGCGAGCAATTGAAGCGTCTCCGCACGCATCTGGAGCGGCAGATCGGCGCGCTTATGCGCAAGGCGAAGCGCGCCGGCGTCGTCCGCGCGATCGGCACTTCGGGCACGATCAATACGATGGTCGCGATGGCGCGTGCCGCTCGCGGCGAAGAGCTCGGCCGGCTGCATGGCGCGAACGCATCGGCAGCCGAGATCTCGCATCTCGCCGAGCAATTGGTCGAAGCCAACGCCTCGATGCGCTCGGAGCTGCCGGGGATCGACGCCAAGCGCGTTGACCTGATGCCTGCGGCGGCGGCGCTGATCGATTTCGTGCTTACCAAGTCCGGCGCGCCCGAGCTGATGGCATGCTCGTGGGCGTTGCGCGAAGGCGTGCTGCTGGGGTTGGCGAAGGCGGTGAATGCGCGATCGGCGTACGACGTGCGGCGCCGCTCGGTTAATGCGCTCGCGACGAGATTCGCCGGAGCCAACGATCACGGGCGGCAGGTCGCGAAACTCTCGATGCAGCTTTTCGACGCGACCGCGGGTGTGCTCGGCATCTCAAAGGAATCGCGCGAACTGCTCGAATACGCTGCGCTCCTGCACGATATCGGCCACGCCATCGATCATGACCGCCACAATCGTCACTCGTACTACCTGATCAAGAACGCCGAGCTGTTCGGCTTCGATCCCGAAGAAGTCGAGGTGATCGCGCAGTCGGCGCGTGGGCATCGCAAGCAGGCACCCAAGCTCGATTCTCCCGAGCTGAAGGCGCTGACCGCGTCCAGGCGCAAGCTGGTCCGCGCCTTTGCCGCGATCCTGCGTATCGCGGACGCGCTCGATCGCAGCCACTTCGGCATCATCAGGAATGTCGAGGTCAAGTACACTCCTGGCCGCGTGATCGTCGGCGTGGATTCGCGGCGCGAGAAAGCCGACCTCGAGCTCTGGACCTGCGAGCGCCGCACCGATCTGCTGGCGCGCCTGATGGAACGCCAGGTCGTCCTCGAGCGCTAGTTATCAGACCTCCACTGCCTGTTTACGCCGGCTCCTGAAAATTTATTGACAAAGTTGTTTCCAAATCGCGAACACTGCGCGACAATGGGCTCGCCGCTTAGATTGATTCGTGGGCGGGCTCAGAGGAGTGCGGTGAACGAAGAGACGCGACCAGCTACGCCAACCAAGCTTCAGCTATCGTCGACCGATACGCTCGTCAAGTCGGCAATCAGCTCGATAACCTTCTATTGCGACGCGATGAAGCGGCAGCACGACGCCGCAGTCGCGGGCCAGATCGAACCCGTCCATCAGCTTCGCGTCTCATCGCGCCGCCTGCGTGCCGCGATTGAACTTTTCTCGGGCGTGCTCTATGCCTCGGCGCTGAAGATCTACCGCCGCGATATTCCGTGGATCGCCGGAGAGGCTGGCGCAGTTCGCAACTGCGACGTGCTCGAAGAACTCTTCAAGGAGCGTGCGGCTAAACTCGATGTCACCTTGCGCAACGCCCTCGGCCCGATAATCGAAGCGATCGTCGCCGAGCGCAAAGCCGCGCATACCCTGCTCGTCCAGGAACTGTCGAGCAAGCGCTACTCGGCGCTGATGGGGAAGCTATCGTCGCCGCCGGTCAAAACCGCCCGCGGCCGTGCCAAGCTCGGCATCGCGGCGCCCGATCTGGTCGGCCCGATGGTCCGCGGCATCAGGAAGAAAGGAAAAAAGCTCGCCGAGGACGCGCCGCCGGAGATCTTTCACAAGCTGCGCGTGCGCATCAAGCGCCTGCGCTATGCGCTCGATATGCTCGCGCCCCTTGCTGGCAAGCATCATCGGAAAACCCTCATGCGGCTCGAGGAAATGCAGGAGCTGCTCGGCGCCTACAACGACACCGTCGTTGCGATCGGGTGGCTGCACTCGTTCGCGGCAACGTCTGGTGCGCCACCGGCGACGATTCTCGCGGCCGGCGGCCTCATCCATTCGCTCGGCGCGCGCGCCCGCAAGCTGATGCGCCAGGGTCTCAAAGCGTGGCAGCGCTTCGAACGCTCGGGAGTTCTCGACGACGCAGTCCTCGAATTTAACGACACCGCGGAAGATCTCGCTGACGCCGAGCGCAAGGCAGTTCGCCTCGCCGCCGAGCAGGCGAGAGCTTCCGCGCAAGAGGCCGCCAGCGATTCCCAAGTTGCGCCGCTTCCCGGCGCTTCGGTTGCATCCGCTGCCGATCCCGTGACCGACGTATCGCAACCCGCCGATCCACCCGGCAGTTCGACCGCGCTCGTTGTGATCGAAAACGCTGAGCCGCAAGGTGACGCTCCGTCGCCGCCGAAATCCGACGATACGGAACACGCGGCATGATGCTCTACATCCTCAGGCACGCAACCGCCGAAGACGCGCGGCCCGGCGGCGACGATGGCGCGCGGCGGCTCACCGAACGCTCGCGCGAGAAGATGAAGGGCGCGGCCGGCGGTTTCAAAAGTCTCGATCTCAAGCTCGACGCGATCCTGACGAGTCCCCTGCCCCGCGCCCAGGAGACCGCCGACATCGTCGCGGCGGCGTACAACAACACTCCGGCGCCGCAAGTGCTGCCGGAGCTCGGCACCGGCGCCGCGCCCTCGGAAGTCGTCTCAGCGCTGCGGCATTTCGCCAAGCTCGACAGCGTGATGATCGTCGGTCACGAGCCGCAACTGAGCGCGCTCGCGTCGCTGCTGCTCACCGGCTCACCCGCGGGAGTACATGTCCTGCTGCGCAAGGGCGGGTGCATCGCGCTCGACCTGCCGACGCGCTTCGAGCGCGGCGGCGCCGAGCTGCACTGGATGATGTCGCATCGGCAATTGCGCAAATTGCGCAAGTGATCAGCGCAAGAGCGGCAGCCTCACGCCTGCGGTGACGAGGGCGCCGCTCGCCACGCCCATCAAGGCTTCGCCCGCCACGAGCCCGGCCGCGAACAAGAGTCCCGGTCCCGCCTCGCGCGAATCGTTCGGCGACGACAGCTCGCGCAACAGCGCGCCGAGCGCGATCGCGACGCTAAGACCAAACGGCAGGTAGAGACCAAGCGCGACGGGCATGATCGGCGTGCGCCACTTCGCCCCGCGCCGCTCAAGTTGCCGATCGACAATTGCGAGCAGGACCGCGAGCGCGGCGCCGACGCTGATCGTCAGCCATGGCAGGCCGCCGGCGAAGACTCCCTGCGCGACTTTCGCCATCAGAAACGCTTGCGGCGCTGAGAGCGCACCGTTCCTGGCGGTCGCCGTGCCCGCGATTCCATAGCCGCTGATGAGCAGGTTTAGGATCGGCGCCATCAAAAACGACGATGCGATTGCTCCTGTCAGCACGCCGATTTCGAGATTGCGCGGCGTCGCACCAACGTGGTGCCCGGTCGCGAGATCGTGCAACGAATCACCCGCCATCGCGGCCGCGGTGCAAACGATCGCGCCGACTGAGATCGCGAGCGCCGGCCCGACATCGCGTGTGACACCCATCATCTGGAGCACGAGTGCGACGGCGAGCAGCACGATCACCGTCACACCCGACACGGGATTGTTCGACGCGCCAACAATCCCGGTCAGATAACCGGCGATCGCCGTCGCGAAGAACGCGATCACGATAAGCGCGACGGCGAGCGTCAGGCTGAGTGCGAGCGATGCGCCGAGCGCGAGGCTGATCGCGAAGATGACGGGCGCGCACATCGCAACGGCGCCGACTACGATCGGCGCTGGTAAATCAGTATCTTCGCGCGCGGTCACCGCCGTATGACGCTCGCGAATCGCCACGAGGCTGTCGCGTATCGCCGCGCCGATACGCACTCTCAGCCGCCACAGCGTGACAAGTCCGCCGACCAGCATCGCGCCAACGCCGAGATAGCGCACCTGCCCGCTCCAGACCCGCGAAGCCGCCGTTACCGCATCAATTGTCGATGAGGAATGATGACTC carries:
- a CDS encoding Ppx/GppA phosphatase family protein; amino-acid sequence: MDDFGELGSYFSSMRLAAIDVGSNSVHMIVADVTREGHLEVVDRVKEMVRLGRRSFTTGRLTQESMDLAVRALGNFKRIARVRRVDKIRAVATSAVREARNRGEFIRRLRRETGIPVEVISGIDEARLIFQAARHALGLEGGPYLLFDVGGGSVELVLVQDGKPIWMRSVKLGAARLTERYLPDDPPTREQLKRLRTHLERQIGALMRKAKRAGVVRAIGTSGTINTMVAMARAARGEELGRLHGANASAAEISHLAEQLVEANASMRSELPGIDAKRVDLMPAAAALIDFVLTKSGAPELMACSWALREGVLLGLAKAVNARSAYDVRRRSVNALATRFAGANDHGRQVAKLSMQLFDATAGVLGISKESRELLEYAALLHDIGHAIDHDRHNRHSYYLIKNAELFGFDPEEVEVIAQSARGHRKQAPKLDSPELKALTASRRKLVRAFAAILRIADALDRSHFGIIRNVEVKYTPGRVIVGVDSRREKADLELWTCERRTDLLARLMERQVVLER
- a CDS encoding CHAD domain-containing protein, which codes for MNEETRPATPTKLQLSSTDTLVKSAISSITFYCDAMKRQHDAAVAGQIEPVHQLRVSSRRLRAAIELFSGVLYASALKIYRRDIPWIAGEAGAVRNCDVLEELFKERAAKLDVTLRNALGPIIEAIVAERKAAHTLLVQELSSKRYSALMGKLSSPPVKTARGRAKLGIAAPDLVGPMVRGIRKKGKKLAEDAPPEIFHKLRVRIKRLRYALDMLAPLAGKHHRKTLMRLEEMQELLGAYNDTVVAIGWLHSFAATSGAPPATILAAGGLIHSLGARARKLMRQGLKAWQRFERSGVLDDAVLEFNDTAEDLADAERKAVRLAAEQARASAQEAASDSQVAPLPGASVASAADPVTDVSQPADPPGSSTALVVIENAEPQGDAPSPPKSDDTEHAA
- the sixA gene encoding phosphohistidine phosphatase SixA, whose product is MMLYILRHATAEDARPGGDDGARRLTERSREKMKGAAGGFKSLDLKLDAILTSPLPRAQETADIVAAAYNNTPAPQVLPELGTGAAPSEVVSALRHFAKLDSVMIVGHEPQLSALASLLLTGSPAGVHVLLRKGGCIALDLPTRFERGGAELHWMMSHRQLRKLRK
- a CDS encoding oligopeptide transporter, OPT family, translating into MPRSGSEPHDTPRELTARGFLLGIALALILGAANAYLGLYAGMTVSASIPAAVISMAILRALGGSTILENNFVQTVASAGEAVAAGAIFTFPALVILGGGAHLPYLEVTALSAAGATMGSLLVVFLRRPYIVEEQLPFPEGLACAEVLRTGESSASAAPLLWGGIISAVLKAAQDVLGVIPGTLGFGRWIGAAAVSGSINVSAALLGVGYIVGIRIAALVFAGGAFAWLVAIPLVTMSHHSSSTIDAVTAASRVWSGQVRYLGVGAMLVGGLVTLWRLRVRIGAAIRDSLVAIRERHTAVTAREDTDLPAPIVVGAVAMCAPVIFAISLALGASLALSLTLAVALIVIAFFATAIAGYLTGIVGASNNPVSGVTVIVLLAVALVLQMMGVTRDVGPALAISVGAIVCTAAAMAGDSLHDLATGHHVGATPRNLEIGVLTGAIASSFLMAPILNLLISGYGIAGTATARNGALSAPQAFLMAKVAQGVFAGGLPWLTISVGAALAVLLAIVDRQLERRGAKWRTPIMPVALGLYLPFGLSVAIALGALLRELSSPNDSREAGPGLLFAAGLVAGEALMGVASGALVTAGVRLPLLR